From the genome of Eublepharis macularius isolate TG4126 chromosome 12, MPM_Emac_v1.0, whole genome shotgun sequence, one region includes:
- the NDUFB10 gene encoding NADH dehydrogenase [ubiquinone] 1 beta subcomplex subunit 10, whose translation MPEEPDRDVYREPPRRTPAPNRQSAVPNPIDFVEKIFVYTVDGPVTAWRNFVERQHAKYKFYYYHQNFRRVPDLTECLEDDLVCIFEAQQQWQRDYKVDQEIVKIVQDRLTACTQREGESHFQNCAGEMQQFKDVAKAYQTKYGDLGAYGSARSCLMKQKHRMIAERKAQAAANHHH comes from the exons ATGCCCGAGGAGCCGGACCGGGACGTGTATCGGGAACCGCCGCGCCGCACGCCGGCTCCCAACCGTCAGTCGGCCGTCCCCAACCCCATCGACTTCGTCGAGAAGATATTTGTGTACACGGTCGACGGGCCGGTCACGGCCTGGAGGA ACTTTGTTGAACGGCAGCATGCAAAGTACAAGTTCTACTATTATCACCAGAACTTCCGACGCGTCCCAGACCTTACAGAGTGCCTAGAGGATGACCTCGTTTGCATCTTTGAAGCTCAGCAACAGTGGCAGAGAGACTA TAAAGTTGATCAAGAAATAGTGAAAATTGTCCAGGACAGGTTAACGGCTTGTACTCAGCGGGAAGGAGAAAGCCACTTCCAGAACTGTGCAGGGGAAATGCAGCAGTTCAAAGATGTAGCCAAGGCCTACCAGACCAAAT ATGGGGATCTGGGTGCCTATGGATCCGCTCGGAGTTGCTTGATGAAACAAAAACATCGCATGATTGCAGAAAGAAAGGCCCAGGCGGCTGCTAACCACCACCACTAA